In one Pseudomonas sp. Bout1 genomic region, the following are encoded:
- a CDS encoding YaeQ family protein: MAQPSTTYKFELNLTDLDRSVYESVKQTIARHPSETEERMTVRLLAYALFYNEQLAFGRGLSDVDEPALWEKSLDDRVLHWIEVGQPDADRLTWCSRRTERTTLLAYGSLRVWEGKVVPVAKNLKNVHIAAVPQEILEVLAKDMPRVIKWDVMISEGTIFVTDDRGQHEVQLEWLVGERG; this comes from the coding sequence ATGGCCCAGCCGTCCACGACCTACAAGTTTGAACTCAACCTCACCGACCTTGATCGTTCGGTGTACGAGAGCGTCAAGCAGACCATCGCGCGCCACCCTTCGGAAACCGAAGAGCGCATGACCGTGCGTTTGCTGGCCTACGCGCTTTTTTACAACGAACAGCTGGCTTTCGGCCGTGGCCTGTCGGATGTAGACGAGCCGGCGCTGTGGGAAAAAAGCCTGGATGATCGCGTCCTGCACTGGATCGAAGTCGGCCAGCCGGACGCGGACCGCCTGACCTGGTGTTCGCGCCGGACCGAGCGCACCACGTTGCTGGCCTACGGCAGCTTGCGCGTCTGGGAAGGCAAAGTGGTGCCGGTGGCGAAAAACCTGAAAAACGTGCACATCGCCGCCGTACCCCAGGAAATCCTCGAAGTCCTGGCCAAGGACATGCCACGGGTGATCAAGTGGGACGTGATGATCAGCGAAGGCACGATCTTTGTGACTGACGACCGTGGCCAGCATGAAGTCCAACTGGAATGGCTGGTCGGCGAGCGCGGCTGA